In bacterium, a single window of DNA contains:
- a CDS encoding YHS domain protein — translation MRMFILIIGVFVSCVQAQDVAIRGYDPVAYFVQNDAVKGSDAITTTHEGKQWFFTSEENKKMFLASPESYKPQFGGHCAYAAGNNYVYEADPEAWTIVDGRLYFNYSMKIREKWTANRDSLIKAAHKNWPELMKKKD, via the coding sequence ATGAGAATGTTCATTCTTATCATAGGCGTTTTCGTGTCCTGCGTGCAAGCACAAGACGTAGCCATTCGTGGTTACGATCCGGTTGCGTATTTTGTTCAGAATGACGCGGTCAAAGGCTCGGACGCGATCACTACGACGCATGAAGGGAAGCAATGGTTTTTCACGTCCGAGGAAAATAAAAAAATGTTTCTCGCATCGCCGGAATCCTATAAACCGCAATTCGGCGGCCATTGTGCGTACGCCGCCGGCAATAATTACGTTTATGAGGCCGATCCCGAAGCCTGGACGATCGTTGACGGCCGGTTATACTTTAACTATTCAATGAAAATCCGTGAAAAATGGACAGCCAATCGCGACAGCCTGATCAAAGCGGCGCATAAAAACTGGCCGGAATTGATGAAGAAAAAAGATTAG
- a CDS encoding SLBB domain-containing protein: MFADSSKKVTWPVPSFNMDVAVDPQTYHMGPGDQLSVSIGGPINENFKTVVSPEGVVILPSAREVMLWGLTLSEAKVKIIEILRAMYIHANISVNLIGLRTMAIDVAGFVEHNGRVDISPVERVTQAIQKAGGFLNDASRRNIQVRKKNGETLRVDIVKRNNTGNLEWDIALSNGDIIYVPPAYASIYVYGAVSLPGQYEFVKGERILDIVELCAGLKFGADSTQVELVRFQNDTGKVIQRFNLSLCKMIECKDDPAINMLLCPDDRIYFRFVPQFHPMANITIEGEIIYPGVYSIVENKTKLSDVLNAAGGFSNQASVNKIMIYRDKKLEGEDLEYNRLKLTQASDMTEIEQAYFKAKSRQEYLTVQTDFDQLFKNGKIDEKYDIMLRRGDVINVSPVKHTVSVIGGVVRPGILDWKIGLNYKDYINKTGGFKSSAKRSDVRIIRDFGQHWIDASNSSEIKDGDVIFIPEKKPLDAWKVFKDTMAFIGQLATVTATIILIYSQVHQNK; encoded by the coding sequence TTGTTCGCAGATAGCAGCAAAAAAGTTACTTGGCCGGTTCCATCGTTCAACATGGACGTTGCGGTCGATCCGCAAACCTATCACATGGGACCCGGCGACCAGTTGTCAGTTTCGATAGGAGGCCCCATCAACGAAAATTTTAAAACCGTTGTCTCACCGGAAGGAGTTGTCATTCTTCCGTCCGCACGGGAAGTCATGTTATGGGGTTTGACACTCAGTGAAGCTAAAGTTAAGATCATTGAAATCCTCCGGGCTATGTATATTCACGCCAACATTTCAGTGAATTTGATCGGATTAAGAACGATGGCTATAGACGTTGCTGGTTTTGTGGAACACAACGGCCGCGTTGATATATCGCCCGTTGAACGCGTTACTCAGGCAATTCAAAAAGCCGGAGGTTTTCTGAATGATGCTTCGCGACGCAATATACAGGTCAGAAAAAAAAACGGCGAAACATTACGCGTCGACATAGTTAAACGTAATAACACCGGTAATCTTGAATGGGATATTGCCTTGTCGAATGGTGATATAATCTATGTACCGCCGGCTTATGCGTCAATTTATGTCTATGGCGCTGTCAGCCTGCCCGGACAATATGAATTCGTAAAGGGCGAGAGGATCTTAGACATTGTTGAGTTATGTGCCGGGTTAAAATTTGGTGCAGATTCGACTCAGGTTGAATTAGTACGATTTCAAAACGATACTGGAAAAGTAATTCAGCGCTTTAATTTAAGTTTGTGTAAAATGATTGAATGCAAAGATGATCCGGCTATTAACATGCTTCTATGTCCGGACGATCGAATATATTTTCGGTTTGTGCCGCAATTTCATCCGATGGCCAATATTACGATTGAAGGTGAAATTATATATCCGGGCGTTTATTCAATCGTTGAGAATAAAACAAAGCTATCGGATGTTCTTAATGCCGCCGGTGGATTTTCCAACCAGGCTTCCGTCAACAAAATCATGATCTACCGCGACAAAAAACTTGAAGGTGAAGACTTGGAATACAATCGCCTCAAACTCACTCAGGCATCCGATATGACTGAGATCGAACAAGCTTATTTCAAAGCAAAATCGCGCCAGGAATACCTGACCGTGCAAACCGATTTTGACCAATTATTTAAAAACGGCAAAATTGACGAGAAGTACGATATTATGTTGCGACGTGGAGATGTCATCAATGTTTCGCCCGTTAAACATACTGTTTCGGTTATCGGCGGTGTCGTTCGGCCTGGAATTTTGGACTGGAAAATAGGATTGAACTATAAAGATTATATTAATAAAACCGGCGGATTTAAAAGCAGCGCTAAGCGAAGTGATGTACGGATCATCCGCGATTTCGGCCAGCATTGGATTGATGCCAGTAATAGTTCAGAGATAAAAGACGGCGATGTTATTTTCATTCCGGAAAAAAAACCATTGGATGCATGGAAGGTTTTCAAAGATACCATGGCGTTCATAGGGCAATTAGCCACCGTGACGGCTACGATTATTCTTATTTATTCTCAAGTACATCAAAACAAGTAA
- a CDS encoding alpha/beta hydrolase translates to MDIRELKFLATPSSGEVSAILMKPTDATHLLVLGHGASSNMRHATLQKIAEALGGVGIATFRYNFPYMEYGRRIDPKPICTATVRSAIAAVHEAAPELPLLAGGHSFGGRMTSTAASESPLEGVIGLVLFAFPLYPRGKPDTKRADHLTGVNIPMLFLNGTRDELADLALLEPVCKKLPRATLHILDTADHGFRILKRSRKNSEDVFGEMAGVTAEWALNNQ, encoded by the coding sequence ATCGATATTCGCGAATTAAAATTTCTTGCGACGCCTTCATCCGGTGAAGTTTCGGCGATATTGATGAAGCCAACCGATGCGACACATTTACTTGTTTTGGGTCATGGCGCCAGTTCCAATATGCGGCATGCGACGTTGCAGAAAATTGCGGAGGCGTTGGGCGGAGTAGGTATTGCGACTTTCCGGTATAATTTTCCATATATGGAATACGGGCGGCGTATCGATCCGAAACCGATTTGTACGGCGACTGTGCGTTCGGCCATAGCGGCGGTGCATGAAGCTGCTCCGGAACTTCCGCTTCTGGCCGGCGGGCATTCATTCGGCGGGCGAATGACGTCGACGGCTGCGTCGGAATCGCCGCTTGAAGGCGTGATCGGGCTGGTGCTGTTTGCATTTCCGCTGTATCCGCGCGGGAAACCGGATACGAAACGCGCCGATCATTTGACCGGCGTGAATATTCCGATGCTTTTTCTCAACGGAACGCGGGATGAATTGGCTGATTTGGCTTTGCTCGAACCGGTTTGCAAAAAACTTCCGCGGGCGACGCTTCATATCCTCGATACGGCTGATCATGGATTTCGCATTCTCAAACGTAGCCGCAAAAATTCTGAAGATGTGTTTGGTGAGATGGCGGGCGTGACGGCTGAGTGGGCATTGAATAACCAGTAA
- a CDS encoding YciI family protein: MRAVIVLIFGILMSCGNPENTKKTSIDEEIEAKVKTGKTYILGIAKKGENRNQPHDVVEQLQKEHLRFLFDLRHRGILLLGGPILDEGTIMNGMCILALESKSEAEKIMNDDPMVKSGRMTREFYTFFGIPGEGLPKTQ; this comes from the coding sequence ATGAGAGCTGTGATCGTTCTTATTTTTGGAATACTGATGTCGTGTGGTAATCCCGAGAATACCAAAAAAACTTCCATCGACGAAGAGATCGAAGCCAAGGTCAAGACCGGAAAAACATACATTCTGGGAATCGCCAAAAAAGGAGAAAATCGTAACCAACCTCACGACGTCGTCGAGCAACTTCAAAAAGAACACCTGCGATTTTTGTTTGATTTACGGCACCGAGGGATCCTGCTTTTGGGAGGCCCTATACTGGACGAAGGAACGATCATGAACGGTATGTGCATTCTCGCATTAGAATCGAAAAGCGAAGCGGAAAAAATAATGAATGACGATCCGATGGTCAAATCGGGAAGAATGACGCGTGAATTTTATACTTTTTTCGGTATACCCGGAGAAGGATTACCAAAAACCCAATAG